One segment of Onychomys torridus chromosome 3, mOncTor1.1, whole genome shotgun sequence DNA contains the following:
- the Tmem60 gene encoding transmembrane protein 60 has translation MRMSLAQRVLLTWLFTLLFLIMLVLKLDEKAPWNWFLIFIPVWIFDTILLVMLIVKMAGRCKSGFDPRHGSHNIKKKAWYLIAMLLKLAFCLALCAKLEQFTTMNLSYVFIPLWALLTGALTELGYNVFFVRD, from the coding sequence ATGAGAATGTCCTTGGCTCAGAGAGTACTCCTCACCTGGCTTTTCACATTACTCTTCCTGATCATGTTGGTGTTGAAACTGGATGAGAAGGCACCTTGGAACTGGTTCCTCATATTTATTCCAGTCTGGATATTTGACACTATCCTTCTTGTCATGCTGATTGTGAAAATGGCTGGACGGTGTAAGTCTGGCTTTGACCCCCGACATGGGTCGCACaacattaaaaagaaagcctggtaccTCATTGCAATGTTACTTAAGTTAGCCTTCTGCCTTGCACTGTGTGCTAAACTGGAACAGTTTACTACCATGAACCTGTCCTATGTCTTCATCCCCTTATGGGCCTTACTGACTGGCGCTTTAACAGAATTGGGATATAATGTCTTTTTTGTGAGAGACTGA